The following nucleotide sequence is from uncultured Roseateles sp..
GCTGGAACAGCTCCGGCAGCGGCTTGGCGGCGGTCGGGCTGAGCAGCCAGCGGCGCTGATTGCCGGCCGGCATCTCCAGCCCGGCCAGCCATTGCGCCAAGGTGCGCACCGGCGCGATCTGCGGCACCCGGGTGCGGCCACTTTGTTCGCAGGCGGCTATGGCCACGCCCTGCCAGTGGTTGATCTTTTTCTCGGCCCGCTCGGCGGCCAGGCGCAGCACCGAGCGCTCGCTCATCAGCGGCTGGAGCACGGCCACGCCCAGCTCGGTGGCCTTTTCGACCAGAAAGTCCATCCGGTCATTGGCCGGCATGGCCAGGGCCAAGGTGATGGCCTGGGGCAGCTCGCGCTCAACCACGTCATGCGCGCCCAGCATCACCTCGACTTCGCTGCGGCCCATGCGGGTGACGACAGCGGCCCATTCGCCACCCAGGCCGTTGAACAGCGTCAGCTCGGCCCCGGGCTGCAGGCGCAGCACCTGGGCATGGCGGGCGGCGGACGGGGGCAGCAGCAGGGTCACGCCGGCTTGCAGCGGCGTATCGACATAGAGGCGGGAGGGCATGGGGGAATTGTGCCCGACGGATAGGCCCGCTCGGGCCATGGCCCGTCGCGCCCGAGGCCGTGATTCCTTTGGCCGATGCCGGCCGGGTCCCGCCTGGCCAGAATCGAATCACCCTCTCTCACCCCCGAAGGACCGCCATGCCCAGCCCCAGCCGCATCTCCATGCTCGAAACCATGATGCTGATCCGTGCCCACGAGGAGAAGCTCGCCACCATTGCCGGACAATCGCCCGGCACCTGCACCGCCGTCGGCCAGGAAGCCGCCGCCGTCGGCGCGGTCTCGGCCCTGCAGCCGCAGGACCGCATCCTGACCAACCACCGCAGCGCCGGCCATCTGCTGGCCCGCGGCGCCGATCCCGGCCGCCTGATGGCCGAGGTGATGGGCCGGGCCACCGGCTATTGCAAGGGCAAGAGCGGCTCGCTCCACGTCTCTGCGCGGGAACTCGGTGTGGTGTTGACGTCCACCATCGTCGGCGGCGAGCTGTCGCTGGCCACCGGCGTGGCCCTGGCCCAGAAGATGGGCGGCGCCGGCACCGAGCCGGGCGGCATCACCACCGTGTTCTTCGGCGACGGCGCGGCCTGCGAAGGCATCTTCCATGAGTCGCTGAACCTGGCCGTGACCTGGCAGCTGCCGGTGCTCTATATCTGCGAGAACAACCAGTGGCAGGCCTTTGTGCGCCGCGACGAGACCATGCCGCACGAGCATGTGCGCCCCTGGGCCGAGGGCCACGGCCTGCCGGCGTTCACGGTGGACGGCAACGATGTCGAGACCGTCCATGCCGCAACCCTGGCCGCCGCCGAGCAGGTGCGCCGCACCGGCAAGCCCTACTTCCTGGAGCTCAACACCTACCGCACCCGCGGCCATTTCGAGCCCGATGACCAGGCCTATGTGCCGCCGGCCGAGCTGGCGCGCTGGAAGGCCCGCGACCCGATCGCGCTGCAACGCGACCGCCTGCTGGCCAGCGGCCTCCTGGGCCACGGTGAATACGCGCATATCGAACAGCGCGTCGCCGCCCTGGTCGAGGCCGCCTTCAGCTATGCCCAGACCTCGCCCTGGCCCGATCTGCGCGAGCTGACCACCGATGTCTACGCCTGAACGCTATCAAGGAGTATCCGAAATGCAAACCATCTCTGTAAGTGACGCCGTCGGCCAGGCACTGGCCGAGGAAATGCGCCGTGACCCCACCGTGCTGATGTTCGGCGAGGGCGTGGCCACCAAGCGCGGTGACCTGCTGACCGAATTCGGGCCGCAGCGCGTGCGCAACACGCCGCTGGCCGAGGGCATCATCGCCGGCACCGCCGCCGGGGCCGCGGCCATGGGCCTGCGCCCTGTCATCGACCTGCTGTTCGCGCCCTTTCTGTCCCTGTCCATGGACGGCATCATGAACAGCGCCGGCAAGCTGCGCTTTCTGTCCGGCGGCCAGTTCGACTTCCCCATGGTGGTGATGACGATGACCGGCGCCGGCTGGGCCGTCGGCGCCCAGCACAACCACAATCTGGAGGCAATGTTCGTCCACGCCCCCGGGCTGAAGGTGGTGATGCCCAGCAGCGCGGCCGATTTCAAGGGTCTGCTGAAGAGCGCCATCCGTGACAACAACCCGGTGCTGTTCTTCATGGATCTGGCCCTGGCCCACACGCCAGGCCCGGTGCCCGAGGGCGAGCATGTGGTGCCGCTGGGCCAGGCCGCCGTGCTGAAGTCCGGTCATGACGTGACCCTGGTGTCCTATGCCAAGACGGTGGGCAGCTGCCTGCAGGCCGCCGAGCAATTGGCCGCCCAGGGCGTGGACGCCGAGGTCATAGATCTGCGCTGCTTGAAGCCGCTGGATGAGGCAACGATTCTGCGTTCGGTGCGCAAGACCGGCCGTCTGGTGGTGGTGCACGAGGCCGCCGCGCCCTGTGGCGTGGGCGCCGAGGTGGCGGCCATCGTCAGCGAGAAGGCTTTCAGCGCGCTGAAGGCGCCGATCAAGCGCGTGACCGGGCCCGATGCACCGGCGGCGTCCTCCTGGGTGCTGGAGCAGGCCGGCGTGCCGCAGGCCGAGGCGGTGGTCAGGGCCGCTGTGGGCCTGATGGCCGAAGCACTGGCCGTCTAGACCCTGATGCCCAGCGCCAGGCGCAGCTGGGCGGCCGCCTCGGCGCCCTTGTTTTGCTGCACCCGCTCGACCAGGGTCAGCGCCAGCGCCTGCAGCGCGGCCAGGTCCTGGCATTGCTCGACCTCCAGCACGAACAGATAGCCCTTCATCAGGCCCAGCTGCTTGGTGGCATGGGTGCTCAGGTAGCTATACAGCTGTTGGTGGTCGAGCAGCGGCGCCTCGCCAAAGGCGCTGTTGGCTTGCGCCGGCGGCTTGGGCTCGGCCACGGGTTCGGGCACGGCAACCGGCGCCGGCGCGACTGCCGGGACAGCCCCGGTGCTGCCAATCAGCCCATGCTCAAGCAAAAAGGCGATGTCGGCCTCGGCCACGCCCTGCACCAGGCCCAGCCATTCGCGGGCGGTACGCGAGCCGTCCAGCACCAGCAGCAGATTGCGGGTGCTGCGCGACAAGGCCAGGGCGCGCGACTTGATCTCGGCGCGGCCCGCCTCGGTCTTGGTGTAGCACTGGTCCAGCATCGGCGTTGTCTCCCGCCGCGACCTTAGCGCAGGCCGGGCCGCTCAGGCGCCGGCCGGGCCCCGCGTAAACTCAATTCTTGTCGCGTAGTTCACGGCGCAGTATCTTGCCCACCGGCGTCTTGGGCAGCTCGGTGCGGAACTCCACCACCTTGGGCCGTTTGTAACCGGTCAGCGTGGTCTCGCAGTAGGCCCTGACTTCGGCCTCGGTCAGCGACGGATTCTTCTTGACGATCACCACCTTGACGGCCTCGCCCGACTTCTCGTCCAGCACGCCCACGGCGGCGCATTCGAGCACGCCGTCCATCTGCGTCAGCACATCCTCGATCTCGTTGGGGTAGACATTGAAGCCGCTGACCAGAATCATGTCCTTCTTGCGGTCGATGATGCGGAAGAAACCCTGGTCATCCACGGTACCCACGTCGCCGGTGCGGAAAAAGCCGTCCGGCGTCATCACCTTGGCGGTTTCGTCGGGGCGCTGCCAGTAGCCGGCCATGACCTGCGGGCCCTTGATGGCGATTTCGCCCGAGTGGCCCGGAGGCGCCTCGATGCCGTCATCGTCCAGCAGCCGCAGCTCGGTGCTGGGCAGCGGCAGGCCGATCGAGCCGGTGTAGGCCAGGCTGTCGGTCGGGTTGCAGGTGGCCGAGGGCGAGGTCTCCGACAGGCCGTAGCCCTCGCAGATCGGGCAACCGGTCTTCTCCAGCCACAGCTTGGCGGTGGCCTGCTGCACGGCCATGCCGCCGCCGACCGAGATGATCAGGCCGCTCCAGTCGACCGTGTTGAACAGCGCATGGTTGGCCATCGCGTTGAACAGCGTGTTGACCGCCGGCAGGCTGTGGAAGCGGTGCTTGCCCAGTTCCTTGAACAACGCCGGGATGTCTCGCGGATTCGGAATCAGCACATTGCAGGAGCCCATGTGCAGGCCCAGCATCATGTTCGTCGTGAAGCCGAAGATGTGATACAGCGGCAGCGCCGCAATCGACACCAGTTGCTCGCCGGCCGGCACCTTCTTGAGCGCCGGGCCATACCAGGCCTCGCTTTGCAGCAGATTGGCGACCAGATTGCGGTGCACCAGCACCGCGCCCTTGCTGACGCCGGTGGTGCCGCCGGTGTATTGCAGCACGGCAATGTCTTCCGGGCCCATCGTCGGTGCCTTGTAGGGCAGCTTGGCGCCACGCGACAGCGCGTCGCCCAGGTTCACCGCCGTCGGCAGTTCGAAGGCCGGCACCAGCTTCTTCACCTGGCGCACGACATAGTTGACGATGTAACGCTTGGGGAAGCCCAGCAGATCGCCCATGCCGGTGAGCACGATGTGCTTGGTCGGCACATGGGGCAGCACCTGCTGCAGCGTGGCCGCGAAGTTCTCGAGTATCACGATCGCCTTGGCGCCGGAGTCCTTCAGCTGATGCTCCAGCTCGCGCGGCGTGTACAGCGGATTGACATTGACCACCACATAGCCGGCGCGCAGGATGGCGGCTACCGCCACCGGGTACTGCGGCACATTGGGCAGCATCACCGCCACGCGGTCACCACGCTCCAGGCCCAATCCCTG
It contains:
- a CDS encoding 16S rRNA (uracil(1498)-N(3))-methyltransferase, which gives rise to MPSRLYVDTPLQAGVTLLLPPSAARHAQVLRLQPGAELTLFNGLGGEWAAVVTRMGRSEVEVMLGAHDVVERELPQAITLALAMPANDRMDFLVEKATELGVAVLQPLMSERSVLRLAAERAEKKINHWQGVAIAACEQSGRTRVPQIAPVRTLAQWLAGLEMPAGNQRRWLLSPTAAKPLPELFQQAGRATIVLSGPEGGLSPAEEEAARARGFEAASLGSRILRADTAPLAVLAWLGLQTS
- a CDS encoding thiamine pyrophosphate-dependent dehydrogenase E1 component subunit alpha; this encodes MPSPSRISMLETMMLIRAHEEKLATIAGQSPGTCTAVGQEAAAVGAVSALQPQDRILTNHRSAGHLLARGADPGRLMAEVMGRATGYCKGKSGSLHVSARELGVVLTSTIVGGELSLATGVALAQKMGGAGTEPGGITTVFFGDGAACEGIFHESLNLAVTWQLPVLYICENNQWQAFVRRDETMPHEHVRPWAEGHGLPAFTVDGNDVETVHAATLAAAEQVRRTGKPYFLELNTYRTRGHFEPDDQAYVPPAELARWKARDPIALQRDRLLASGLLGHGEYAHIEQRVAALVEAAFSYAQTSPWPDLRELTTDVYA
- a CDS encoding pyruvate dehydrogenase complex E1 component subunit beta; its protein translation is MQTISVSDAVGQALAEEMRRDPTVLMFGEGVATKRGDLLTEFGPQRVRNTPLAEGIIAGTAAGAAAMGLRPVIDLLFAPFLSLSMDGIMNSAGKLRFLSGGQFDFPMVVMTMTGAGWAVGAQHNHNLEAMFVHAPGLKVVMPSSAADFKGLLKSAIRDNNPVLFFMDLALAHTPGPVPEGEHVVPLGQAAVLKSGHDVTLVSYAKTVGSCLQAAEQLAAQGVDAEVIDLRCLKPLDEATILRSVRKTGRLVVVHEAAAPCGVGAEVAAIVSEKAFSALKAPIKRVTGPDAPAASSWVLEQAGVPQAEAVVRAAVGLMAEALAV
- a CDS encoding long-chain-fatty-acid--CoA ligase — translated: MEKIWLKQYPAGVPAEIDSKLYPSLVALLESGFKKFRDRPAYKMMGKAMTFGQMDELSQALAAYLQGLGLERGDRVAVMLPNVPQYPVAVAAILRAGYVVVNVNPLYTPRELEHQLKDSGAKAIVILENFAATLQQVLPHVPTKHIVLTGMGDLLGFPKRYIVNYVVRQVKKLVPAFELPTAVNLGDALSRGAKLPYKAPTMGPEDIAVLQYTGGTTGVSKGAVLVHRNLVANLLQSEAWYGPALKKVPAGEQLVSIAALPLYHIFGFTTNMMLGLHMGSCNVLIPNPRDIPALFKELGKHRFHSLPAVNTLFNAMANHALFNTVDWSGLIISVGGGMAVQQATAKLWLEKTGCPICEGYGLSETSPSATCNPTDSLAYTGSIGLPLPSTELRLLDDDGIEAPPGHSGEIAIKGPQVMAGYWQRPDETAKVMTPDGFFRTGDVGTVDDQGFFRIIDRKKDMILVSGFNVYPNEIEDVLTQMDGVLECAAVGVLDEKSGEAVKVVIVKKNPSLTEAEVRAYCETTLTGYKRPKVVEFRTELPKTPVGKILRRELRDKN